A single region of the Fenollaria sporofastidiosus genome encodes:
- a CDS encoding ABC transporter ATP-binding protein yields the protein MKKILEVKNLKKSYNKKLVLDIDSLEIEEGSIYGLIGKNGAGKSTLMKIVLGLVKKDEGTVKVFDQEVEAKNQKDINKNLGALIENPSFYEHLSGYENLEIVASLKGIKKDSITKTLDLVGLNNVGKKKARNYSLGMKQRLGIAMALMGSPKLLILDEPINGLDPQGIEEMRNLFKNIVKNTSTSILISSHILDEIEKISTHIGILKEGKLTYNGSLDEYRRLHPPYISMITSDNNKALELLDLDINCISDKKIILGKKSNQEIADIVNFLAEKVDIYRIEEEKESLEKLFIEESRS from the coding sequence ATGAAAAAAATACTTGAAGTAAAAAATTTAAAAAAATCTTACAACAAAAAATTGGTCTTAGACATTGACTCTTTAGAAATCGAAGAAGGTTCTATCTATGGACTTATTGGTAAAAATGGTGCAGGTAAGTCAACTCTTATGAAGATAGTGCTTGGTCTTGTAAAAAAAGATGAGGGCACAGTTAAAGTCTTCGATCAAGAGGTAGAGGCCAAAAATCAAAAGGATATTAACAAAAACCTTGGTGCCCTTATTGAAAACCCATCCTTTTACGAGCACTTAAGTGGTTACGAGAACCTTGAGATAGTCGCAAGTCTAAAAGGTATTAAAAAAGACAGCATTACTAAGACTTTAGATCTTGTAGGACTTAACAATGTAGGTAAGAAGAAGGCTAGGAACTACTCCTTAGGTATGAAGCAAAGACTTGGTATAGCCATGGCACTTATGGGCAGCCCTAAACTATTGATATTAGATGAGCCAATCAACGGTTTAGACCCTCAAGGGATTGAGGAGATGAGAAATTTGTTTAAAAACATCGTGAAGAACACTTCTACTAGCATTCTTATTTCTTCACACATACTTGATGAGATAGAAAAAATTTCTACTCACATAGGCATACTTAAAGAAGGCAAATTGACTTACAACGGAAGTTTAGATGAATACAGAAGACTTCATCCACCATATATATCAATGATTACATCTGACAATAATAAAGCTTTAGAACTTTTAGATCTTGATATAAATTGCATAAGTGATAAGAAGATAATTTTAGGTAAAAAATCTAACCAAGAAATTGCAGACATAGTTAATTTTTTAGCAGAAAAAGTAGATATATACAGGATAGAGGAAGAAAAAGAAAGTCTAGAAAAGCTATTTATTGAAGAAAGCAGGTCTTAA
- a CDS encoding ABC transporter permease, whose translation MLKLELKKIKFINILLVSLIIPLLANAFGLINYMGNKASLTHEWQSLWAQVSLFYFSFFYIPLIAIVVASLWSVEHKAGLKFIRLSPKKNISFVLAKMLLAFIIVSLCQIYFFLLFYLGGKFIANFASINFSIYIYYIAMSILLSLPIIAIFSALAIRIKSFGIIVLLSSIFTILGLGTAYRALKIVGLSFLAIESNNLRFINAHDLSLLVVFAAAEILISLYLSKKILKYENK comes from the coding sequence ATGTTAAAATTAGAATTAAAAAAGATAAAATTTATAAACATATTGCTAGTAAGCCTCATAATACCCTTATTAGCCAACGCTTTTGGACTTATAAACTACATGGGTAACAAGGCTTCACTAACGCACGAGTGGCAAAGTCTGTGGGCACAAGTAAGTTTATTCTACTTTTCGTTCTTCTATATACCTTTAATTGCAATCGTCGTAGCAAGCTTGTGGTCAGTAGAGCACAAGGCAGGACTTAAATTTATAAGACTAAGTCCAAAGAAGAACATATCCTTTGTATTAGCAAAGATGCTTTTAGCTTTCATTATAGTAAGTCTATGCCAAATATATTTCTTCTTGCTTTTTTATTTAGGAGGAAAATTTATAGCAAATTTTGCGAGTATAAACTTTAGCATATATATTTACTATATAGCGATGAGCATACTTTTATCACTTCCAATCATAGCAATCTTCAGTGCACTTGCCATAAGGATCAAATCCTTCGGCATCATAGTTCTTCTCTCTAGTATATTTACAATACTAGGCTTGGGAACTGCGTATAGGGCACTCAAAATAGTTGGACTAAGCTTTTTGGCAATCGAGTCAAACAACTTAAGGTTTATAAATGCTCATGATTTAAGCTTATTAGTAGTCTTTGCAGCTGCGGAGATCTTGATATCCTTGTATCTATCTAAGAAAATTTTAAAATACGAAAATAAATAA
- a CDS encoding alpha/beta fold hydrolase: MNYITYGDKNNKSLVFIHGLASTAKLCFGALLPYLSDYYVVLCELDCHYDESDKDIFSMKECIERIEDYIVKNLSGEVYGLCGFSMGATMAVDLITRGKIRAQRLILDAAITIEMGLMAKPFAYAFAIGTDRIKKGKFIPKFMLDYFMGKGNDSVSEMMYANITKKTILDACKSLYHYQVSDELKNYTKPVLFLRGSEEAVPKKSEEVLAQYLPQMESMIIEGKGHGQFLHEEPQEYAKKLLDFLK; this comes from the coding sequence ATGAACTACATTACTTACGGCGATAAAAACAATAAGTCCTTAGTCTTTATTCACGGTCTTGCATCGACTGCGAAGCTATGCTTTGGAGCACTTTTGCCATATTTAAGTGATTATTACGTTGTTTTATGTGAGCTTGACTGTCATTATGATGAAAGTGACAAAGATATCTTCTCCATGAAGGAGTGCATAGAGAGAATCGAAGATTATATTGTGAAAAATTTATCTGGCGAAGTTTATGGTCTGTGCGGCTTTTCGATGGGAGCGACCATGGCTGTAGATCTTATTACAAGGGGCAAAATAAGGGCTCAAAGGCTTATACTTGATGCCGCCATCACTATAGAGATGGGTCTTATGGCAAAGCCGTTCGCCTATGCATTTGCTATAGGTACTGATAGGATCAAAAAGGGAAAGTTCATACCAAAGTTTATGCTTGACTACTTTATGGGCAAGGGCAACGACAGCGTGAGTGAAATGATGTATGCAAATATCACTAAGAAGACTATATTAGACGCATGCAAGAGTCTGTATCACTACCAAGTATCAGATGAGCTTAAAAATTACACTAAGCCTGTTTTGTTTTTAAGGGGTAGTGAAGAGGCGGTGCCGAAGAAGAGTGAGGAGGTCCTAGCGCAATACTTACCACAGATGGAGAGTATGATCATAGAAGGCAAGGGACATGGCCAATTCTTGCACGAAGAGCCACAAGAGTATGCAAAGAAATTATTAGACTTTCTTAAGTAA
- a CDS encoding helix-turn-helix domain-containing protein: MNTFKNLIQSYVSEKIESPKQFPRLGETYLINKENIKGYYWFYESDDFIFDIHDLKMLDDIVYKDAPDVSMHYCISSTFIISASGETFYPYQVVEPRTIYIMDRSRPVSKYVLHKNSRYSAVSLKIKEGFLDDDFYKTNNLNKTKIPSTFVETKGMVAKKIEKIATEILKCKLDEDSAKVFFEEKAKEWIAISLSALADEKGDVKLAPDDDRSITNVAKYIEDHFSMNFKEELLSKIAMMSPTKLKYTFKKKYGMSITEFTQRKRMNVAENLILTTDLDAKSIAKSVGYSSQSRFTTLYKRYKGCLPSQLMKIKN, translated from the coding sequence ATGAATACTTTTAAAAACTTAATCCAATCCTATGTCAGTGAAAAAATCGAAAGTCCTAAACAATTCCCAAGGCTTGGCGAAACATATCTAATAAACAAAGAAAATATTAAGGGCTACTACTGGTTCTACGAAAGTGATGACTTTATCTTTGATATTCATGATTTGAAGATGCTTGATGACATCGTATATAAGGACGCACCTGATGTCTCAATGCACTACTGTATATCGTCGACTTTCATCATATCTGCCTCGGGCGAAACTTTCTACCCTTATCAAGTGGTTGAGCCAAGAACTATATATATAATGGATAGGTCAAGGCCTGTGTCTAAGTATGTCTTGCACAAGAACTCTAGATATAGTGCTGTGAGCTTAAAGATTAAAGAGGGCTTCCTTGATGATGATTTTTATAAGACGAATAATCTTAATAAAACAAAAATCCCTTCCACCTTTGTAGAGACTAAGGGAATGGTAGCTAAAAAGATTGAAAAGATAGCGACGGAGATACTTAAGTGCAAGCTTGACGAAGATAGCGCAAAAGTATTCTTCGAAGAAAAAGCTAAGGAATGGATAGCCATCTCGCTTAGTGCCTTAGCTGATGAAAAAGGAGATGTAAAGCTAGCACCAGATGATGACAGATCCATCACTAACGTAGCAAAGTATATAGAGGATCACTTCTCTATGAACTTTAAGGAGGAGCTTCTTTCAAAGATCGCCATGATGAGCCCAACCAAGCTTAAGTACACTTTTAAGAAGAAGTACGGCATGAGTATAACTGAGTTCACACAAAGAAAAAGGATGAATGTAGCGGAGAACCTAATACTAACAACCGACCTTGACGCTAAGTCCATAGCAAAGTCTGTTGGCTACTCATCACAAAGTAGGTTCACAACGCTTTATAAGAGATACAAAGGCTGCCTTCCATCGCAACTTATGAAAATCAAAAATTAA
- a CDS encoding AI-2E family transporter — translation MDEKYSKKSLFFYLKIVAFGVILYVALSNLKSLWSHLNFFLSIITPFLAGGFAAFILNIPLKLFEEKIFGKWRPKKIGFKRGISMLLTICILIGVMFLLGYIVAPRVQESLISVAEKLPEFEDQLVKLPILKEYEENIREFFSKLNIDSAQRALMNYFKNANADLFNTVVKRVGSVLNTLFAVFMGFTFAIYALLSKEDLSRKTKELLYSAFSESLADKFVRFGEIVFDNFYNFFTGQFIEALALGSMCFVGMLIFKFPFAPAISIIVGLGALVPILGAYIGVITGALLILLQSPFKALMFVVFMLCLQQFDGNVTYPRIVGNKVGLPPMFVIVAITVGGALFGVIGMILFVPLFSTIYTLLTIYKNKQLKKKGIDIKTK, via the coding sequence ATGGACGAGAAATACAGTAAAAAATCGTTGTTCTTTTATTTAAAGATAGTTGCATTCGGTGTCATTTTGTATGTGGCGCTTTCGAATTTGAAGTCTTTGTGGTCGCACTTAAACTTCTTCTTAAGCATCATCACGCCGTTCTTGGCAGGTGGCTTTGCTGCCTTCATACTTAATATACCGCTTAAACTGTTTGAGGAGAAAATTTTTGGCAAGTGGAGACCAAAGAAAATTGGTTTCAAACGCGGTATATCCATGCTCCTAACTATATGCATACTCATCGGCGTTATGTTCCTACTTGGCTACATCGTTGCGCCTCGTGTGCAAGAGTCCCTTATTAGTGTTGCAGAAAAGCTTCCTGAGTTTGAAGATCAACTTGTTAAGCTGCCTATACTTAAGGAGTACGAAGAGAACATCCGCGAATTCTTCTCTAAGCTCAACATCGACAGTGCACAGAGAGCTCTTATGAACTACTTTAAAAATGCAAACGCGGACCTATTCAACACTGTTGTTAAAAGGGTCGGCTCGGTATTAAACACTTTATTTGCTGTGTTTATGGGCTTCACCTTTGCAATATATGCGCTGCTATCTAAGGAAGACTTATCTAGAAAGACGAAGGAGCTACTATACTCTGCCTTCTCTGAAAGCTTGGCTGATAAGTTTGTTAGATTTGGGGAGATAGTTTTTGACAACTTCTACAACTTCTTCACAGGACAATTCATTGAGGCTCTTGCTCTTGGTTCAATGTGCTTTGTTGGCATGCTGATATTTAAGTTCCCATTTGCTCCTGCGATATCCATCATCGTAGGTCTTGGTGCCTTGGTGCCAATACTAGGAGCCTACATCGGTGTCATAACTGGCGCACTTCTAATACTACTTCAATCGCCATTTAAGGCTTTGATGTTTGTGGTCTTTATGTTATGCTTGCAACAGTTTGACGGCAACGTCACTTACCCACGTATAGTTGGTAACAAGGTAGGTTTACCTCCGATGTTTGTCATAGTCGCTATCACTGTAGGCGGTGCGCTCTTCGGTGTCATAGGTATGATACTCTTTGTACCACTGTTCTCGACTATATATACACTGCTTACTATATACAAGAACAAGCAGCTTAAGAAAAAAGGTATAGATATAAAAACGAAATAA
- a CDS encoding TetR/AcrR family transcriptional regulator, whose translation MSYCSDITKNRILECAKEEFLDKGFEKAQVAEIAKLANVTTGAIYRHFKNKEALFFALIEEEYNYTLAIVSDVEKRSEHKTIQIESDSVDDEAIIENLFLETMLFVDYMYAHFDNFKLIFACSKGSKVENFIEDITERYTAKNMKLIHFNAKQEQINTEIKEFEVHVITKGYITSLCECVLHDIPHDNVSEYIRSIVVFQYYGWQGLMKKYN comes from the coding sequence ATGTCATATTGCTCTGATATAACGAAAAATAGAATTTTAGAATGCGCGAAAGAGGAGTTTTTAGATAAGGGCTTTGAGAAAGCACAGGTAGCTGAAATTGCTAAATTGGCAAATGTAACTACAGGAGCGATTTATCGTCATTTCAAAAACAAGGAAGCATTATTTTTTGCTCTAATTGAAGAGGAATATAATTATACGCTAGCTATTGTTTCTGATGTTGAAAAAAGGAGTGAACATAAAACTATTCAAATAGAATCTGATTCAGTCGATGATGAAGCGATTATAGAAAATTTATTTCTGGAAACAATGCTATTTGTTGATTATATGTATGCACATTTTGATAACTTTAAGCTGATCTTTGCATGTAGCAAAGGGTCTAAAGTGGAAAACTTTATTGAGGATATTACTGAAAGATATACAGCTAAAAACATGAAGCTTATTCATTTTAATGCTAAACAAGAGCAAATCAACACAGAAATTAAAGAGTTTGAAGTTCATGTTATTACAAAAGGATATATCACATCCTTATGCGAGTGCGTTCTTCACGATATACCACATGATAATGTTAGTGAATATATTAGAAGCATTGTTGTTTTTCAATATTATGGTTGGCAAGGTTTAATGAAGAAATACAATTAA
- a CDS encoding ABC transporter ATP-binding protein, which translates to MENKNKSAISELFKYAGSEKIQLYKSILLAIIGEVFGMIPFLAIAKMIEKIYQSDLSFQTVLSITLVALGGQILKGIFTLYSTMTSHKATFHILKNIRSLVAEKMLRVPMGVMIDTPIGKFKNLIVDIVSKLEDSMAHFMPEITSSIVSPVLFLVLIFVLDYRMGLASLLTIPLGMLGYIGMMKDYESRSKTYTTAQNNMNSTLVEYVNGIEVIKAFNHSTSSYEKFTSAIQFFHDSTLAWWKQSWLWSAFVQAVMPSTLLGTLPVGAYLYMNSQISLSNFIVCIILPIGFIAHLMKIGKYSEQFSMVKASLDVIDEFLSKDELKRPTERVVLDNTLYRFENVSFAYDKELVLKNISFELKPNTVTALVGSSGSGKSTIAKLMAGFWDPTAGKIIYGGKKISEIPFEQLTSEISYVAQDNFLFNTSIKENIKMGNPNASDDEIIEAAKAASCHNFIMELEDGYDTKVGDAGGSLSGGERQRITIARAMLKQAKVIILDEATAFADPENEYLIQSAINNLIKGKTLIVVAHRLSTIRNADTILVMKDGEIVENGTHDNLVKKDGVYASLWKNYVGGLDDEKEAI; encoded by the coding sequence TTGGAAAATAAAAATAAAAGTGCTATTTCAGAGTTATTTAAATATGCTGGTAGCGAGAAAATACAATTATACAAATCAATTTTGTTAGCGATCATAGGGGAAGTATTTGGAATGATTCCCTTTTTAGCCATAGCTAAAATGATAGAAAAAATTTATCAGTCAGATCTGTCATTTCAAACAGTGCTTTCTATAACTCTTGTAGCTTTAGGTGGACAAATTTTAAAAGGCATTTTCACTTTGTATTCAACAATGACTTCACACAAAGCAACATTTCACATTTTGAAAAATATAAGAAGCTTAGTTGCAGAAAAAATGTTAAGAGTACCTATGGGGGTAATGATAGATACTCCCATAGGCAAATTTAAGAATTTAATTGTAGATATAGTATCGAAGTTAGAGGATTCAATGGCACATTTTATGCCGGAGATAACATCGAGTATAGTATCTCCTGTTTTATTTTTAGTTTTAATTTTTGTTTTGGACTATAGGATGGGCTTGGCTTCGTTACTTACAATTCCTTTGGGAATGCTTGGATATATAGGGATGATGAAAGATTATGAGTCTAGAAGCAAAACTTATACTACAGCTCAAAATAATATGAATAGCACATTGGTTGAATATGTTAATGGCATTGAGGTTATAAAAGCTTTTAATCATAGTACATCTTCATATGAAAAATTTACGAGTGCAATTCAATTTTTCCATGATAGTACCCTTGCTTGGTGGAAACAAAGCTGGTTATGGTCAGCATTTGTTCAAGCGGTTATGCCGTCAACACTTTTAGGCACTTTGCCAGTTGGTGCATATTTATATATGAATTCTCAAATATCTCTATCAAATTTCATTGTGTGTATTATCTTACCTATCGGCTTTATTGCGCATTTAATGAAAATCGGAAAGTATTCGGAGCAATTCAGTATGGTTAAGGCGAGTTTAGATGTGATAGATGAATTTTTATCGAAAGATGAACTTAAAAGACCAACAGAGAGAGTAGTTCTTGATAATACGCTGTATCGTTTTGAAAATGTTTCGTTTGCTTATGATAAAGAACTTGTATTAAAGAATATCAGTTTTGAATTAAAACCAAATACAGTAACGGCACTGGTTGGCAGCTCAGGATCCGGAAAATCAACTATAGCAAAGTTAATGGCTGGCTTTTGGGATCCAACAGCAGGTAAGATAATTTATGGCGGTAAAAAAATTTCTGAAATTCCATTTGAACAGCTAACAAGTGAGATAAGCTATGTTGCTCAAGATAATTTTTTATTTAATACAAGCATAAAAGAAAATATTAAAATGGGAAATCCAAATGCAAGTGATGATGAAATCATTGAAGCTGCAAAAGCAGCATCTTGCCACAATTTCATTATGGAACTTGAAGATGGATATGACACAAAAGTCGGTGATGCAGGAGGTTCTTTGTCTGGTGGAGAAAGGCAAAGAATTACGATTGCAAGAGCCATGTTAAAACAAGCTAAAGTCATTATTTTAGATGAAGCAACGGCTTTTGCAGACCCTGAGAATGAGTATTTGATTCAAAGTGCAATCAACAATCTTATTAAAGGAAAGACTCTTATCGTGGTCGCTCACAGACTATCTACTATTAGAAATGCTGATACAATCCTTGTTATGAAAGATGGGGAAATTGTAGAGAATGGAACTCATGATAATCTTGTAAAAAAAGATGGAGTATATGCTTCCTTGTGGAAAAATTATGTGGGCGGATTAGATGATGAAAAGGAGGCGATTTAA
- a CDS encoding ABC transporter ATP-binding protein, with amino-acid sequence MITIVKRILKTSGKYRKNVILGLIFSGLKSFFVSLMLLAVLLIMINLEQMNMTIIMQATAIIVVSIFGRFIFQYLCDRKLSASGYEIFKDKRIEIGEKLKKAPMGYFSEKNLGTIQAVLTTTISDLEAMAMLAMNFIVGGFFQALTMTIMLLIFCFPVGMVSLIAIILGIVVLKLITKKTEKYSPIMQDSQEILVTEAIEYIRGISVLRSFKKGTDGKNKVEKAFMRKCEVDIEVNEGSAYLMKLYEMIFKVASCALVLVATVLYMNSQIPLSYALMFIVSAFLIFLELELVSDGAFLSRMLATQLNRLEYISDIPSLDDGGKEIDLDSYDIELKDVCFGYGEREILNNINLQIKSNSSLAIVGASGSGKTTLCNLIARFWDVKEGEVLIGGHNVKDFTSESLLKNISMVFQKVYLFNDTIENNIKFGNPNATHDEVVKACKKACCHDFITSLSDGYNTVVGEGGTTLSGGEKQRISIARAILKDAPIIILDEATSSVDPENEHILISAINELTKNKTLISIAHRLSTVREADQIIVIDKGEIVQQGNHKELISQDGVYKHFIEIKKQSIGWQI; translated from the coding sequence ATGATTACGATTGTAAAACGAATATTAAAAACATCAGGGAAATATCGAAAAAATGTAATCCTTGGTCTTATATTTAGTGGATTAAAATCATTTTTTGTTTCTTTGATGTTGTTGGCGGTTTTATTGATTATGATTAATCTTGAACAGATGAATATGACTATTATTATGCAGGCAACAGCGATTATAGTTGTGAGTATATTCGGCAGATTCATATTTCAGTATCTTTGCGATAGAAAACTTAGTGCTTCAGGCTATGAGATTTTTAAGGATAAAAGAATTGAAATAGGCGAAAAATTAAAGAAAGCTCCGATGGGATATTTTTCAGAAAAAAACTTAGGGACAATTCAAGCTGTTTTAACGACAACTATTTCCGACTTAGAAGCTATGGCAATGCTTGCGATGAACTTTATTGTTGGTGGATTTTTTCAAGCTCTAACTATGACAATCATGTTATTAATCTTTTGTTTTCCAGTAGGGATGGTGTCTTTAATTGCGATAATCCTTGGGATAGTTGTTCTTAAATTAATCACAAAGAAAACTGAAAAATATTCTCCTATTATGCAAGATTCGCAGGAAATATTAGTTACAGAAGCAATTGAATATATCAGAGGAATTTCAGTGCTTCGTTCATTTAAGAAAGGGACTGATGGAAAAAATAAAGTTGAAAAAGCTTTTATGAGGAAATGCGAAGTTGATATAGAGGTCAATGAAGGTTCAGCTTATTTAATGAAATTATATGAAATGATTTTCAAGGTAGCAAGTTGTGCCTTAGTGCTTGTTGCTACGGTTTTATATATGAATTCACAAATTCCACTTTCATATGCACTGATGTTTATAGTATCTGCCTTTCTGATTTTTTTGGAATTGGAGTTGGTCAGCGATGGAGCTTTTTTAAGCAGAATGCTCGCAACGCAGCTTAACCGATTGGAATATATTTCGGACATACCTTCACTTGATGATGGTGGAAAAGAGATTGATTTGGATTCCTATGATATTGAATTGAAAGATGTTTGTTTCGGCTATGGAGAAAGGGAGATTTTGAACAATATAAACTTGCAAATAAAGTCTAATAGCAGTTTGGCTATCGTGGGTGCTTCAGGTTCAGGGAAAACAACGCTATGTAATCTGATAGCAAGATTTTGGGATGTCAAGGAGGGTGAAGTTCTTATTGGTGGACATAATGTTAAGGATTTTACTTCGGAAAGCTTATTAAAAAATATCAGTATGGTATTTCAAAAGGTTTATTTATTTAATGATACGATTGAAAATAATATAAAATTTGGAAATCCTAATGCTACACATGATGAGGTGGTTAAGGCTTGTAAGAAAGCTTGTTGCCACGATTTTATAACAAGCCTTAGTGACGGATACAACACTGTTGTTGGAGAAGGCGGAACAACATTATCCGGTGGAGAAAAACAGAGAATTTCAATTGCACGAGCAATTCTTAAGGATGCTCCAATTATTATTCTTGATGAAGCAACTTCAAGTGTAGATCCTGAAAACGAGCATATACTAATTAGTGCAATTAATGAGTTAACAAAAAATAAAACTCTCATTAGCATTGCACATAGATTATCTACGGTAAGAGAAGCAGATCAAATTATTGTTATTGACAAAGGGGAAATTGTACAACAAGGGAATCATAAGGAACTAATTAGTCAAGATGGAGTATATAAACATTTCATTGAAATTAAAAAACAATCTATTGGCTGGCAAATATAG
- a CDS encoding ABC transporter ATP-binding protein yields the protein MENVVIDFENVSFSYGTQKEGCLKNINLKIQEGEFVLLTGQSGSGKTTVTRLINGLIPHFFEGILTGSVKVIGDDIRTVTPGEMGKNIASIFQNPRSQFFTTNSTNEVAFALENYGVDRDEMIDRVNCSFHDFEAENLMDRDMFSLSSGEKQKIAIIAAKTLSPKIYVFDEPSANLDIPSILKLKEIMESLKKQGHTVIVSEHRLFYLKNLVDKCLIMKDGEIDRQLNHDDIENLDETDLQTYKLRTFNLSNIKYGLKNNAPISKQQSDFKVENLSFSYNANNSILNNCNLEGNFGETVAIVGHNGNGKTTLGKIMSGLLKAKSGQFYIDGKFVKQKELYKNVYFVMQDADYQLYSDSVVSELMLSSMNSIKQNDEKIENAMTLLNISSFRNRHPQSLSGGQKQRVTIAAAIASNKKILIFDEPTSGLDYENMKGVSEAINYLRKKGKLIFVISHDLEFLSKVASKAVFIENNTIIKSISLKSSDDFETVKKFLLQNERYEE from the coding sequence ATGGAAAATGTAGTTATTGATTTTGAGAATGTGAGCTTCAGCTATGGGACACAAAAAGAAGGGTGTCTAAAGAATATAAATCTTAAAATTCAAGAAGGGGAATTTGTATTGCTTACCGGACAATCTGGTTCGGGAAAAACAACTGTTACAAGATTGATAAATGGCTTGATTCCTCATTTCTTTGAAGGAATTTTGACTGGAAGCGTGAAAGTAATAGGAGATGATATAAGGACTGTTACTCCCGGAGAAATGGGTAAAAATATTGCTTCTATATTTCAAAATCCACGAAGTCAATTTTTTACGACGAATAGTACCAATGAAGTGGCATTTGCTCTTGAGAATTATGGAGTAGATAGAGATGAAATGATAGATAGAGTAAATTGTTCGTTTCACGATTTTGAAGCTGAAAATCTTATGGATAGGGATATGTTTTCTTTATCTAGTGGTGAAAAACAGAAGATAGCGATTATAGCTGCAAAAACCTTGAGTCCTAAGATTTATGTTTTCGATGAGCCATCTGCAAATTTAGATATTCCTTCGATTCTTAAATTGAAGGAAATAATGGAAAGCTTAAAGAAACAAGGACATACAGTGATTGTTTCAGAGCATAGATTGTTCTACTTAAAAAATTTGGTAGATAAATGCTTGATAATGAAAGATGGAGAAATTGATAGGCAACTAAATCACGATGATATTGAAAATTTGGATGAAACGGATCTTCAAACATATAAACTTAGAACATTTAATTTGAGCAATATCAAGTATGGCTTAAAGAACAATGCACCTATTAGTAAGCAACAATCAGACTTTAAGGTGGAGAATTTATCATTTTCGTATAATGCAAATAATTCGATTTTAAATAATTGTAATTTAGAAGGAAATTTTGGTGAAACAGTAGCTATAGTTGGACACAATGGAAATGGCAAAACGACATTAGGAAAAATAATGTCGGGTTTACTAAAAGCAAAAAGTGGACAATTTTACATTGATGGTAAATTTGTAAAGCAAAAAGAATTATACAAAAATGTATATTTTGTGATGCAGGATGCAGATTATCAACTTTACTCTGATTCTGTCGTTTCCGAACTGATGCTTAGTTCTATGAATAGTATTAAGCAAAATGATGAAAAAATAGAAAATGCCATGACTTTATTGAATATTTCATCATTCAGAAATAGACATCCGCAAAGTTTATCAGGAGGGCAAAAGCAGCGAGTTACTATTGCAGCTGCTATAGCTTCAAATAAAAAAATTCTGATTTTTGATGAGCCAACCAGTGGACTTGATTATGAGAACATGAAAGGTGTATCGGAAGCAATAAATTATCTTCGCAAAAAGGGAAAACTGATTTTTGTTATTTCTCATGATTTAGAGTTTTTAAGTAAAGTAGCAAGTAAAGCAGTGTTTATAGAGAACAATACTATCATTAAAAGCATCAGCTTAAAGAGTAGTGATGATTTTGAAACGGTAAAAAAATTTTTATTACAGAATGAGAGATATGAAGAATGA